The Rhinoderma darwinii isolate aRhiDar2 chromosome 8, aRhiDar2.hap1, whole genome shotgun sequence genome has a window encoding:
- the RNF183 gene encoding E3 ubiquitin-protein ligase RNF183 gives MNMADASKLEPEYECPVCWNPYNATFRTPKLLSCHHTFCMECLAHLSFTTQVRNRLHCPLCRHTTMLRLDQVITDLPTNVPILRQLKLKPDTHGLSARDTRRLNFFQRPPSVYTLNVSQDTGSVYDTQQTQVQTPPTTIPSDNSSWQCLRNPQFRMFSYMMMTMLVVSMLLIFSIFWTRKIMWGPG, from the coding sequence ATGAACATGGCGGACGCGTCCAAACTAGAGCCGGAATACGAGTGTCCGGTGTGCTGGAATCCATACAACGCCACGTTCCGCACGCCCAAGCTCCTGAGCTGCCACCACACATTCTGCATGGAGTGTCTGGCCCACCTGAGCTTCACTACCCAGGTGAGGAACCGCCTGCATTGCCCGCTGTGCCGCCACACCACCATGTTACGTCTAGACCAGGTGATCACGGATCTTCCCACCAACGTGCCCATCCTCCGCCAACTCAAACTGAAGCCGGACACACACGGACTTTCCGCCAGAGACACCCGGAGACTGAACTTCTTCCAGCGCCCCCCATCTGTCTATACCCTCAACGTCAGCCAAGACACGGGGTCCGTGTACGACACCCAACAAACTCAGGTACAGACCCCCCCTACTACTATTCCCTCTGACAACTCTTCCTGGCAATGTCTGCGGAACCCCCAATTCCGTATGTTCTCCTACATGATGATGACGATGCTGGTGGTCAGTATGCTACTGATCTTTTCTATTTTTTGGACTCGCAAGATAATGTGGGGTCCAGGGTGA